From the genome of Streptomyces sp. NBC_01304:
TCTCCGCCAACCTGGCGCGCGGCGCGGTCGCCATGTCCAAGCAGAAGGTCGTCGTCAAGCGGCTCAACGCGATCCAGAACCTGGGCGCGATGGACGTCCTGTGCACGGACAAGACGGGAACGCTGACCGAGGACCGGATCGTCCTCGACCGCTACCTCGACGTACACGGCAAGGAAGACACCCAGGTCCTGGAGTACGGGTACCTCAACTCGCACTTCCAGACCGGGCTGAAGAACCTCCTGGACCAGGCCGTCATCGACCGCATGGACGAGGCCGAGGAGGTTGTCGTCGACGCTCGGTTCTCGATGGTCGACGAGATCCCCTTCGACTTCGCCCGCCGCCGGATGTCCGTCGTCCTCAACCGGAACGGGCTGCTCGGCGACGTCGGCCGGCCCGAGCACATCATGGTCACCAAGGGCGCGGTCGAGGAAGTCCTCGACCTGTGCACGCACATGACGGACCGCGGCGAGCGCGTCGAGCTCAGCGACCAGCTGAAGTGGCACGTCACGCGGGTCGCCGAGGACAACAACCGGCAGGGGCTGCGGGTCCTTGCCGTCGCCACCCGTACGCTGCCGACGCCGCGCGACACGTACACCGTGGCCGACGAGGCCGAGCTCACCCTCATCGGGTTCCTCGCCTTCCTCGACCCGCCGAAGGCCGACGCCCAGACCGCGCTGCAGGGTCTCGCCGACAAGGGCATCAAGGTCAAGGTCGTCACCGGCGACAACGACCTGGTGGCGGCCCGGGTCTGCGCCGATGTCGGCATCGACGTGGGCCGGGTCGTCATGGGCGCCGACATCGACGCGCTCGGCGACGCAGAACTGCGTGAACTCGCCGCCCGCACCACGGTGTTCGCCAAGGTCAACCCCGTACAGAAGGCGCGTATCGTACGAGCGCTGCAGGCCGAAGGACACACGGTCGGCTTCCTCGGCGACGGCATCAACGACGCCGCCGCGCTGCGCGACGCCGACGTCGGCATCTCCGTCGACACGGCCGTGGACATCGCCAAGGAGTCCGCGGACATCATCCTGCTCGAGAAGGACCTGACGGTCCTGGAGCGGGGCGTGATCCAGGGGCGTACGACCTTCGGCAACACCATGAAGTACATCAAGATGACGGCCTCCTCGAACTTCGGGAACGTCTTCTCGGTGCTCGTCGCCTCCGCGTTCCTGCCGTTCCAGCCGATGCTCGCGATCATGCTGCTCGTGCAGAACCTGGTGTACGACATCGCACAGCTGGCCACGCCCTGGGACCGCATGGACGAGGAGTACCTGCGCAAGCCGCAGAACTGGGACGCCAAGGGCATCGGCCGGTTCATGGTCACGATCGGACCGGTCAGCTCGATCTTCGACATCACCACCTTCCTGGTGATGTGGCACATCTTCCAGGCCAACACCGTCGGGGACGCTTCGCTGTTCCAGTCCGGCTGGTTCATCGAGGGGCTGCTCTCGCAGACGCTGATCGTCCACATGATCCGCACCCGGAAGATCCCGTTCATCCAGTCGCGGGCGTCCTGGCCGGTGATGGTGATGACGGTCCTGGCCATGGCGACGGGCATCTTCCTGCCCTTCTCGCCGCTGGCCTCGGCGCTCGGCTTCGTGCCGCTGCCGATGAGCTACTTCCCGTGGCTGATCGGGACGCTGCTCGCCTACTGCGCGCTGACGCAGCTGGTGAAGACCTGGTACATCAAGAAGTTCCACACCTGGCTGTGAGCGATATGGCCGCTCTTGCGATCATTCGCGTGTTGCGCGCGATCCGCCTGCTGCCGGCCTTGGGTCGCAGCTGACCCCGGAATCCCGGACCACGACGGCCGCTCTCCGCTCACGGAGAGCGGCCGTCGTCGCTCGGTTTCAGCCACCGGTGGCACACTGGGCGGTCAACCTCGGGAGGGAGCCCGTACGTGCCGATGATCCGCAGCCTGCGCCGCATGGCGCGCCGCGCCTACAAGGGCGGGGTGGACCTCAGCCACCCGGCCCGGTCCCCGCTGGGCAGCGCGGTGGTCAACTGCGTGGTCTACCAGGACGGCGCGCGCCGCCCGGACGGCTGGGCCGGTCCCGTCTCCTCGGCCGCGGAGGCGCTGCGGCGCGTCCGTAAGGAGGGCGACGGTTTCGTCTGGGTCGGGCTGCACGAGCCGTCCGCCGAGGAACTGGCCGAGCTCGCCGAGCCGTTCGGCCTGCACCCGCTGGCCGTCGAGGACGCCGCGCACCCGCATCAGCGGCCCAAGGTCGTGCCGTACGACGACACGCTCTTCGCCGTCTTCAAGTCGGTCTGCTACGTCGATCACGCCGAGCTGACCGCGACCAGCGAGGTCGTCGACACCGGCGAGATCATGGTCTTCACCGGCCGGGACTTCGTGATCACGGTCCGGCACGGCCGGCACGGCTCGCTCGGCCCGGTCCGTGAGGCGCTGGAGGCCGATCCGGAGCAGCTCGCCAAGGGCCCGTCAGCGGTGCTGCACGCGATAGCCGACCACGTGGTGGACGAATATCTGCGCGTCACGGACTGCGTGCAGCACGACATCGAGGCCGTGGAGACCGAGGTCTTCTCCCCCACCGACGGCCGCGCCGACGCCGGCCGGATCTACCAGCTCAAGCGTGAACTCCTGGAGCTGAAGCGGGCCGTGGCCCCGCTCAGCCGCCCCCTCGGCTATCTCGCGACCCGTCCCGACACCCTGATCGACCCCGACATACAGGCCTACTTCAGGGACGTCGCGGACCATCTCGCCACCACCACCGAGCAGATCGCGGCCTTCGACGCGCTGCTCGACTCGATCCTGCAGGCGCATCTGGCGCAGGTGACCGTCGCGCAGAACGAGGACATGCGCAAGATCACGGCCTGGGCCGCGGTCATCGCCGTGCCGACGATGGTGTGCGGAGCACATGCCGGAGCTCAAGTGGACCTATGGCTACCCGCTGATCGTCGGCCTTACGGCGATGGCCTGTTTCCTGGTGCACCGGAACTTCCGGCGCAAGGGGTGGCTGTAGCCCTTTACGCGGGCCGGGTCCACCGCGGGTCGCGGCCGGTGGCGGCCAGCACGCGGTCCAGCTCCGTGGCCGATTCCGGTACGTCGACGGCCTCGCCGAAGACCCCTGCCTGACGGGCCTGCGGAGCCATCTCCGCAAGGGCGGGCCCGACCTCTTCGAGCACCGCCGGGTCGGCCGCGTACTCCTGCCCGGTGGCCGTGGCCAGGTCCCAGGCGTGCACGGTGAGGTCGCCGAGGACCATGTGGATGACCGTACGGGCGGGCATGTCCAGGGATCCCGCGGTGCCCTCGTCCGCGCCGGGCGCGGCCCAGATCTCCACCAACTTGCCCGTCTCCACGGCGAACCGCTCGCGCCAGTCCGCGCCCCTGCCCACGTGGTCGACCGAGTCGTCGAACTTGTCGTACGGCTTCCTGGCCCCCACCAGCTGGAAGTGCACCACCACATGGAAGAGGTGGTTCACCAGTCCGCGTACGTCGTACTCGGCACAGGGCGTCGCGTCCTTGAGCCGGTCGTCCGTGATTCCGCCCAGAACGGCGACGGCCTTGGTGCCCGCGATGTCGAGGAGGTCGCTGATCTTCTTCGTCATGCGTCCACCGTACGAATCCGTCGGGTGCCGCGGCTTGAAGAAACGCGACAGAATCCCGCCATGGCACCTGACCAGGCAGTTCCGGGAATCCAGGGCCCCGAGGGCGGCACCAGGGGCATCCTCGACGCCGCCGAGCTCCTCTCCCGCGTCCACTTCCGGCGCCACCTGCCCGCAAAGGCGCTGCGGCCGTACGTCGAGTTCTACTGGCTCATCGACTGGGATCTGCCCCAGCCGTACGTCTCCCACGTCGTCCCGCATCCCGCGGTCAATGTCGTCTTCCAACGGCTGCACGGGCAGGCCGAGTTCGGGGAGGTCGCGGGGACCGGGCTCGACCTGTTCGCGCAGCGGCTCGAAGGCGTCGGGCGAGTGTGCGGGGTGAAGTTCCGGCCCGGCGGGTTCCGGCCGTTCGCGCCGGGGCGTGCGGTGGCCGACTGGACGGGGCGGCGGCTCGTCGTCGCCGAAGTGTTCCCCGCGGCCGTGGTGGCGGGCGCCCCGGCGCGCATCCTCGGCCCGGACGACGAGCACGCGCGCGTGGCGGCGATCGACGCCTTCTTGTCGTCGATCGGGCCGCGGCCCGATCCGGGGGCCGACCTGGCAATGGCCGTGGTGGAGCGGATCCAGGCCGACCACACACTGCTGCGGGTCGCCGAAGTCGCGCGCGGCGAGGGGCTTTCGGTGCGTTCGCTGCAGCGCCTTTTCCACCTGTACGTCGGCGTCGGGCCCAAGTGGGTCATCCTGCGCTACCGGCTCCACGAGGCCCTGGAGCGCGCCGAGTCGACGGACGCGGTGAACTGGGCGGCACTCGCGGCGGACCTCGGCTACGCCGACCAGGCCCATCTGGTGCGGGACTTCACGGCGACGGTGGGGGTGCCGCCGACGGCGTACGCACTGCGGAGCTGAGGAGGCCGGGGCGATTGTCAGTGGTGGGGCCTACCGTGCAGGGCATGGACTCTTCCACCGATGTGACGCTGGCCCCTTGGTCGGAGGGCGACTTCTGGCTGCTCGAGCGGACCAACGCACCTGAGATGACCGACCACTTGGGCGGCCCGGAGAGCGAGGAGCAGCTCGTCGACCGCCATCGCCGCTATCTCACGCTGGACGAGCGCGGCCGGATGTTCCGGATCACCCAGGGCGGCGCCTCGGTGGGGACGATCGGGTACTGGGAGCGGGAGTGGCGCGGCCGCGCGGTATGGGAGACCGGCTGGGGGGTGCTGCCCG
Proteins encoded in this window:
- a CDS encoding TIGR03086 family metal-binding protein; this encodes MTKKISDLLDIAGTKAVAVLGGITDDRLKDATPCAEYDVRGLVNHLFHVVVHFQLVGARKPYDKFDDSVDHVGRGADWRERFAVETGKLVEIWAAPGADEGTAGSLDMPARTVIHMVLGDLTVHAWDLATATGQEYAADPAVLEEVGPALAEMAPQARQAGVFGEAVDVPESATELDRVLAATGRDPRWTRPA
- the mgtA gene encoding magnesium-translocating P-type ATPase, translating into MTMLTPPKLAPPGQGTRPRRERKAAELETRTRLVGEKLAAYSAKPASDVLTELKADRSGLHQADVLDRQEDFGPNVVAQEGAPAWYVQLAKAFANPFIGILVFLAAVMYWQDPADPGVIILSAMVVISGLLRFWQEYRSGRAADALKKLVTTTCAVQRRSGRGHLPTTLEIPMDQVVPGDLVKLAAGDLIPADLRLITSKDLNVSQAALSGESLPVAKADTRTNDQGQLATSDPVEADNLCLMGTSVTSGTATGVVVATGSDTYFGSMAGSLVGERPQTNFDTGVRKVSFLLIRFMLVMVPVVFVVNGMTKGDWNAAFLLGIAVAVGLTPEMLPMVVSANLARGAVAMSKQKVVVKRLNAIQNLGAMDVLCTDKTGTLTEDRIVLDRYLDVHGKEDTQVLEYGYLNSHFQTGLKNLLDQAVIDRMDEAEEVVVDARFSMVDEIPFDFARRRMSVVLNRNGLLGDVGRPEHIMVTKGAVEEVLDLCTHMTDRGERVELSDQLKWHVTRVAEDNNRQGLRVLAVATRTLPTPRDTYTVADEAELTLIGFLAFLDPPKADAQTALQGLADKGIKVKVVTGDNDLVAARVCADVGIDVGRVVMGADIDALGDAELRELAARTTVFAKVNPVQKARIVRALQAEGHTVGFLGDGINDAAALRDADVGISVDTAVDIAKESADIILLEKDLTVLERGVIQGRTTFGNTMKYIKMTASSNFGNVFSVLVASAFLPFQPMLAIMLLVQNLVYDIAQLATPWDRMDEEYLRKPQNWDAKGIGRFMVTIGPVSSIFDITTFLVMWHIFQANTVGDASLFQSGWFIEGLLSQTLIVHMIRTRKIPFIQSRASWPVMVMTVLAMATGIFLPFSPLASALGFVPLPMSYFPWLIGTLLAYCALTQLVKTWYIKKFHTWL
- a CDS encoding GNAT family N-acetyltransferase: MDSSTDVTLAPWSEGDFWLLERTNAPEMTDHLGGPESEEQLVDRHRRYLTLDERGRMFRITQGGASVGTIGYWEREWRGRAVWETGWGVLPEFQGRGIAVAAARLAVERARAAGRHPAVHAFPSVDHPASNTICRKAGFELLGEVDFEYPKGSWLKSNDWRVEL
- a CDS encoding AraC family transcriptional regulator, giving the protein MAPDQAVPGIQGPEGGTRGILDAAELLSRVHFRRHLPAKALRPYVEFYWLIDWDLPQPYVSHVVPHPAVNVVFQRLHGQAEFGEVAGTGLDLFAQRLEGVGRVCGVKFRPGGFRPFAPGRAVADWTGRRLVVAEVFPAAVVAGAPARILGPDDEHARVAAIDAFLSSIGPRPDPGADLAMAVVERIQADHTLLRVAEVARGEGLSVRSLQRLFHLYVGVGPKWVILRYRLHEALERAESTDAVNWAALAADLGYADQAHLVRDFTATVGVPPTAYALRS